In Flavobacterium cerinum, one genomic interval encodes:
- a CDS encoding amino acid permease — protein sequence MSFSNLFRKKSVEDILNQVKQNAADGHGALGKHLTTKDLTAFGIAAIVGAGIFSTIGKASSDGGPAVIFLFLFTALACGFAAFAYAEFASMVPVSGSAYTYSYVAFGELIAWIIGWALIMEYAIGNITVAISWSDYFTGLLESGGIHLPQWIQMDYLTASNGYAEATALMQGGKSFENLSAALQAAHTAWTTSPVIGSFHFVADLPALLIIIIITWLVYRGMKESRNASNVMVVVKLAIILLVIAVGVFYVDTENWNPFAPNGINGVLKGVSAVFFAYIGFDAISTTAEECKNPQRDLPRGMMWAIVICTILYIVIALVLTGMVNYKELNVGDPLAFVFEKLDLKWLSGIIAVSAVVAMASVLLVFQMGQPRIWMSMSRDGLLPKRFSKVHPKYKTPSYATIVTGFVVAIPALFLNLTMVTDLCSIGTLFAFVLVCAGVLVLQDRKDIPRGKFKTPYINAKYIAPILVVAGLTFAFTVNKKATMDFITNVPQINEPSAIVTALTKEEATSVYNQLLQGDKAHIAKETQDLEHILSNYKEEDADNYAAMVSALPIKDSVKYESGLALFQHKIPMWIFFIVLIGLTVWAYRKNLSLIPLLGLVCCLYMMAELSVWNWIYFSIWLLIGLAIYFGYSQKNSKLNYNKIVAKLND from the coding sequence ATGAGTTTTTCAAATTTATTTCGAAAAAAATCCGTTGAAGACATATTAAATCAGGTAAAACAGAATGCTGCTGATGGTCACGGAGCCTTAGGTAAGCATTTAACAACAAAGGACTTAACCGCATTTGGTATTGCAGCCATTGTTGGAGCCGGAATTTTTAGTACGATTGGAAAAGCCAGTTCCGACGGAGGTCCTGCCGTTATCTTTTTATTCCTGTTTACTGCTTTGGCCTGTGGATTTGCGGCTTTTGCTTATGCAGAATTTGCGTCAATGGTACCGGTTTCGGGAAGTGCTTATACCTATTCCTATGTCGCTTTTGGTGAATTAATCGCCTGGATTATCGGTTGGGCGTTAATTATGGAATATGCAATCGGAAATATTACCGTAGCAATTTCCTGGAGTGATTATTTTACCGGTTTGCTCGAAAGTGGCGGCATCCATTTGCCGCAATGGATACAAATGGATTACCTGACGGCTTCAAACGGATATGCTGAAGCTACGGCATTGATGCAAGGAGGGAAATCTTTTGAAAATCTGAGTGCGGCTTTACAGGCGGCACATACAGCATGGACAACTTCTCCTGTAATTGGTTCGTTTCACTTTGTTGCCGATCTTCCTGCTTTATTGATTATTATAATTATAACCTGGTTGGTGTACCGCGGAATGAAAGAATCCCGTAATGCGAGTAACGTAATGGTAGTAGTGAAATTGGCTATTATTTTATTGGTTATTGCTGTCGGTGTTTTTTATGTGGATACCGAAAACTGGAATCCGTTTGCGCCTAACGGAATTAACGGAGTTTTAAAAGGAGTATCGGCTGTTTTCTTTGCTTACATCGGTTTTGATGCGATTTCGACTACTGCGGAAGAGTGTAAAAATCCGCAGCGGGATTTACCGCGCGGCATGATGTGGGCCATTGTGATTTGTACGATACTATATATTGTAATTGCCTTGGTTTTAACCGGAATGGTGAACTATAAAGAATTAAATGTAGGAGATCCGTTAGCGTTTGTATTCGAGAAACTGGATCTGAAATGGCTATCGGGAATTATTGCGGTTAGTGCCGTAGTAGCCATGGCGAGTGTATTATTGGTTTTTCAGATGGGACAACCGCGTATCTGGATGAGTATGAGCCGTGACGGATTATTGCCGAAACGATTCTCAAAAGTGCACCCGAAATACAAAACACCTTCCTATGCAACTATTGTAACCGGTTTTGTAGTGGCGATTCCGGCATTATTCCTGAATCTGACTATGGTAACGGATTTATGTAGTATCGGGACTTTATTTGCTTTTGTATTAGTTTGTGCCGGAGTTTTGGTTTTACAGGATCGAAAAGATATTCCGAGAGGGAAATTTAAAACACCTTATATTAATGCGAAATACATTGCTCCGATATTAGTGGTAGCCGGGTTAACGTTTGCTTTTACCGTAAATAAAAAAGCAACAATGGACTTTATTACGAATGTACCGCAAATCAATGAACCGTCGGCTATTGTAACGGCTTTAACGAAAGAAGAAGCGACTAGTGTTTACAATCAGTTATTGCAGGGTGACAAGGCGCATATCGCAAAAGAAACACAGGATTTAGAGCATATTTTAAGTAATTATAAAGAAGAAGATGCCGATAATTATGCAGCGATGGTATCGGCTTTACCAATTAAAGACTCGGTAAAGTACGAAAGTGGCTTAGCGTTGTTTCAGCATAAAATCCCGATGTGGATCTTCTTTATCGTATTGATCGGATTAACGGTTTGGGCGTATAGAAAAAATCTGTCATTGATCCCGCTTTTAGGTTTGGTTTGTTGTTTGTATATGATGGCGGAACTAAGTGTGTGGAACTGGATTTATTTCTCGATTTGGCTTTTAATCGGACTTGCGATTTATTTCGGATACAGTCAGAAAAACAGTAAACTGAATTATAATAAAATTGTAGCAAAACTAAACGATTAA
- a CDS encoding peroxiredoxin produces the protein MSLVGKKFPSIAIDAISEMGDNLKINIFEEATKNNKKVLLFWYPKDFTFVCPTELHAFQAALPEFEKRNTIVIGASCDTNEVHFAWLNTPKNNGGIEGVTYPILADTTRNLANILGILDIETANYNDELDTVIIEGSNVTYRATYLVDETGKIFHESVNDMPLGRNVNEYLRLIDAYTHVQTKGEVCPANWEEGKEAMFATREGVANYLNN, from the coding sequence ATGTCATTAGTAGGTAAAAAATTTCCAAGCATTGCAATCGACGCTATTTCTGAAATGGGTGATAACTTAAAAATCAACATTTTTGAAGAAGCTACAAAAAACAACAAAAAAGTATTATTATTTTGGTATCCAAAAGATTTCACTTTTGTTTGTCCGACTGAATTACACGCCTTTCAAGCTGCTTTACCTGAATTTGAAAAAAGAAACACTATTGTAATCGGAGCTTCTTGTGATACAAACGAAGTACACTTTGCCTGGTTAAACACACCAAAAAACAATGGTGGTATCGAAGGTGTTACTTACCCTATCTTAGCTGATACAACTCGTAATCTTGCTAACATCTTAGGTATTTTAGATATCGAAACTGCAAACTACAATGATGAATTGGATACCGTTATTATCGAAGGTTCTAACGTAACTTACCGTGCTACTTATTTAGTAGATGAAACCGGAAAAATTTTCCACGAAAGTGTAAACGATATGCCATTAGGTAGAAATGTAAATGAGTACTTACGTTTAATCGATGCTTATACGCACGTACAAACTAAAGGTGAGGTTTGTCCTGCAAACTGGGAAGAAGGTAAAGAAGCAATGTTCGCTACTCGTGAAGGTGTTGCTAACTACTTAAATAACTAA
- a CDS encoding thioredoxin family protein: MLIELNEDKLQELVNANEKVVVQFSASWCGNCRIMKPKFKKLASEKENITFVLVDAENSPESRKLANVSNLPTFATFVNGALVNQSQTNKAEVLTELVNEIA; encoded by the coding sequence ATGTTAATTGAATTAAATGAAGATAAACTACAGGAGTTAGTGAATGCTAACGAAAAAGTAGTAGTGCAATTTTCTGCTTCCTGGTGCGGAAACTGCCGTATTATGAAGCCTAAATTTAAAAAACTGGCTTCTGAAAAAGAAAATATCACATTTGTACTGGTAGATGCTGAAAATTCTCCGGAATCCCGAAAGCTGGCTAACGTGAGCAACCTGCCTACTTTTGCTACTTTCGTAAACGGTGCATTGGTTAACCAGTCGCAAACCAACAAGGCAGAAGTGCTGACTGAATTGGTAAACGAAATCGCCTAA
- a CDS encoding DUF6952 family protein yields MKLPVIKQLTQFIEENDQDYIIETIEVLEALTEVPSLKDEELDVIGELISNMYGALEVNKMVKEGTDKKEALNSFMKRVLGSIDK; encoded by the coding sequence ATGAAATTACCTGTAATCAAACAACTTACACAGTTCATTGAAGAAAACGATCAGGACTATATCATCGAAACCATTGAAGTTCTGGAAGCACTAACCGAAGTTCCCTCTTTAAAAGATGAGGAGCTGGACGTGATCGGAGAATTAATTTCCAACATGTACGGTGCGCTTGAAGTAAACAAAATGGTAAAAGAAGGAACCGATAAAAAAGAAGCCTTAAACAGCTTTATGAAACGGGTTCTTGGCTCGATTGATAAATAA
- the sucC gene encoding ADP-forming succinate--CoA ligase subunit beta has translation MNLHEYQGKEILASHGVRVQRGYVANNAEEAVAKAKQITAETGSGWHVIKAQIHAGGRGKGGGVKLAKNLDQVKEISEQIIGMDLITPQTPPEGKKVHKVLVAEDVYYPGESETSEFYMSVLLNRGKGRNMIMYSTEGGMDIEEVAEKTPHLIFTEEIDPAVGLQGFQARRIAFNLGLSGDAFKDMVKFVAALYDAYVGSDASLFEINPVLKTSDNKILAVDAKVVLDDNALFRQKAYAEMRDIREENPIEVEAKEVGLNYVDLDGNVGCMVNGAGLAMATMDLIKHAGFEPANFLDVGGTADAKRVETAFRIILKDPNVKAILINIFGGIVRCDRVAQGVVDAYKNMGDTINVPIIVRLQGTNAEIAKELIDNSGMPILSAVEFQEAADQVKAALS, from the coding sequence ATGAATTTACACGAATATCAAGGTAAAGAAATATTAGCGAGTCACGGTGTTAGAGTACAACGTGGTTATGTTGCTAACAATGCCGAGGAAGCTGTAGCAAAAGCAAAACAAATAACTGCTGAAACCGGATCAGGTTGGCACGTAATCAAAGCGCAAATTCACGCCGGTGGACGTGGAAAAGGTGGTGGTGTGAAGTTAGCTAAAAACCTGGATCAGGTAAAAGAGATTTCAGAACAAATCATCGGAATGGATTTAATTACGCCACAAACTCCGCCGGAAGGTAAAAAAGTACATAAAGTATTGGTTGCTGAAGACGTTTACTACCCTGGTGAAAGTGAAACTTCAGAGTTTTATATGTCCGTTTTATTAAACAGAGGAAAAGGACGTAACATGATCATGTATTCTACCGAAGGCGGTATGGATATTGAAGAAGTTGCTGAAAAAACACCTCATCTTATCTTTACTGAAGAAATCGATCCTGCTGTAGGACTTCAAGGTTTTCAGGCTAGAAGAATCGCTTTTAACTTAGGTTTATCAGGTGATGCTTTTAAAGATATGGTAAAATTCGTAGCGGCTTTATACGATGCTTATGTTGGATCTGATGCTTCTCTATTCGAAATCAACCCGGTTTTAAAAACTTCTGACAATAAAATTTTAGCAGTAGATGCTAAAGTTGTTTTAGATGACAATGCATTATTCCGTCAGAAAGCGTATGCTGAAATGCGTGATATCCGTGAGGAAAATCCAATTGAAGTAGAAGCGAAAGAAGTAGGATTAAACTATGTTGACCTTGACGGTAACGTAGGATGTATGGTTAACGGTGCCGGATTAGCTATGGCTACTATGGACTTAATCAAACATGCCGGATTTGAGCCTGCAAACTTCCTTGACGTAGGAGGAACTGCTGACGCAAAACGTGTTGAAACTGCTTTCCGTATTATCTTAAAAGATCCGAACGTAAAAGCAATCTTAATCAATATCTTCGGAGGAATCGTTCGTTGTGACCGTGTTGCTCAAGGTGTTGTAGATGCTTATAAAAACATGGGAGACACTATCAATGTGCCGATCATCGTACGTTTACAAGGAACAAACGCTGAAATTGCTAAAGAATTGATCGACAATTCCGGTATGCCAATCTTATCAGCTGTAGAATTCCAGGAAGCTGCTGATCAAGTTAAAGCTGCCTTATCATAA
- a CDS encoding DUF4269 domain-containing protein, translated as MIVFDTLDYLKTGNALQQKSYAILTSHRIFEILADFDPILVGTIPIDIAIDSSDLDIGCYWQNKELFIAKLIADFSGYKDFSWQELQIGGAETIVANFFVEAIEIEIFGQNIPTREQNGYRHMLIEYRLLQERGEVFREAVIALKKSGIKTEPAFAQLLNIKGDPYLGLLEL; from the coding sequence TTGATTGTATTTGATACGTTAGATTATCTGAAAACAGGAAATGCGCTTCAACAAAAAAGTTATGCTATTTTAACATCGCATCGTATTTTTGAAATTCTAGCTGATTTTGATCCGATTCTGGTCGGAACTATTCCAATTGATATAGCGATTGATTCCAGCGATCTGGACATTGGTTGTTATTGGCAAAACAAAGAATTGTTTATAGCAAAATTGATAGCTGATTTTTCCGGTTACAAAGATTTTTCATGGCAGGAATTGCAGATAGGAGGAGCTGAAACGATAGTCGCTAACTTTTTTGTCGAGGCTATTGAAATTGAAATCTTCGGACAAAACATACCTACCCGGGAGCAAAACGGTTACCGACACATGTTGATCGAGTACCGGTTATTGCAGGAAAGGGGAGAAGTGTTTCGGGAAGCGGTGATAGCTTTAAAAAAGAGCGGAATTAAAACCGAACCGGCCTTTGCTCAACTTTTAAATATTAAAGGCGATCCGTATTTAGGATTGTTGGAGTTATAA
- a CDS encoding DUF1456 family protein codes for MTNNDIFKKLRVALQLRDDQIVEILELVDFRISKGEIGNFFRNADHPKYMECGDQVLRNFLNGLVIHLRGTKEEPKNPMEVLGQNKEALKTGVKPAAKTPVNKPKAPQKPAAKKPFKPKKQEPIVEKIRYKNGKNKNS; via the coding sequence ATGACAAATAATGATATTTTTAAGAAACTTCGGGTAGCATTACAATTACGCGATGATCAAATTGTAGAAATTTTAGAATTGGTTGATTTTAGAATTTCTAAAGGGGAAATCGGGAATTTTTTCAGAAATGCCGATCATCCGAAATATATGGAATGTGGCGATCAGGTGTTGCGTAACTTCCTTAACGGATTGGTTATTCATTTGAGAGGAACGAAAGAAGAACCGAAAAACCCGATGGAAGTATTGGGGCAAAATAAAGAGGCGCTGAAAACAGGAGTAAAGCCGGCGGCAAAGACACCTGTGAATAAGCCGAAAGCACCTCAAAAACCGGCAGCCAAAAAACCTTTTAAACCGAAAAAACAAGAACCGATAGTGGAGAAAATCCGTTATAAAAACGGAAAAAATAAGAATTCGTAA
- a CDS encoding TerB family tellurite resistance protein, whose translation MRMNTYEERISLLSEMIAFAIVDGELHDNEYDFLALVAEELNIEKPVFLELFSKRSEIIPIKDEHQRIMQFYRLALLMHIDNVLHEREITAINEIGIKMGLNPMGIRKTLKAMEQSPNRMIEPSYLICAFEEQHN comes from the coding sequence ATCCGAATGAATACTTACGAGGAACGAATTAGCCTTTTATCTGAAATGATTGCTTTTGCCATTGTAGATGGCGAGCTTCACGATAATGAATACGATTTTCTGGCTTTGGTTGCCGAAGAACTAAATATTGAAAAGCCGGTTTTCCTTGAACTTTTCAGTAAGCGAAGTGAAATTATCCCTATTAAAGACGAGCACCAAAGGATCATGCAATTTTATCGTCTGGCACTATTGATGCATATTGATAATGTTTTACACGAACGGGAAATCACGGCAATTAATGAAATCGGAATCAAAATGGGACTGAATCCTATGGGAATCCGCAAAACCTTAAAAGCAATGGAGCAATCGCCCAACCGGATGATTGAGCCGTCTTATCTGATATGCGCTTTTGAAGAACAGCATAATTAA
- the uvrB gene encoding excinuclease ABC subunit UvrB, translated as MKFQVVSDYKPMGDQPQAIEKLSNGITNGEQFQTLLGVTGSGKTFTVANVIQEVQRPTLVLAHNKTLAAQLYSEFKQFFPNNAVEYFVSYYDYYQPEAFIPVTGTYIEKDLSINDELEKMRLSTTSSLLSGRRDVLVVASVSCLYGIGNPVEFQKNVVSIEQNQTISRTKLLHRLVQSLYARTEAEFTPGTFRIKGDTVEVYPSYADDPFRIHFFGDEIEEIEAFDPKTALVIEKYDKLNIYPANMFVTSPDVLQNAIWEIQQDLVKQVDYFKEIGKHLEAKRLEERTNFDLEMIRELGYCSGIENYSRYLDGRAPGTRPFCLLDYFPEDFLMVVDESHVTISQVHAMYGGDRSRKENLVEYGFRLPAAMDNRPLKFEEFESLQNQVIYVSATPADYELQKSEGIYVEQIIRPTGLLDPIIEVRPSLNQIDDLIEEIQLRCEADERVLVTTLTKRMAEELTKYLTKVSIRCRYIHSEVDTLERVEIMQDLRKGLFDVLIGVNLLREGLDLPEVSLVAILDADKEGFLRSHRSLTQTVGRAARNINGKAIMYADKITDSMQKTIDETNYRRVKQMNYNEKNNIVPKALNKKIESALTKNQVGSYQYETAAKIAAESETAYLSKTEIEKIIREKRKAMEKAAKDLDFMQAAKLRDEIKTLQEKI; from the coding sequence ATGAAATTTCAGGTAGTTTCCGATTATAAGCCAATGGGCGATCAGCCACAGGCAATAGAAAAACTGAGTAACGGTATTACGAACGGCGAACAGTTTCAAACCCTGTTAGGTGTAACCGGATCCGGAAAAACGTTTACAGTAGCCAATGTGATTCAGGAAGTGCAAAGACCGACATTGGTTCTGGCACACAATAAAACACTGGCGGCACAGCTGTATTCGGAATTCAAACAATTCTTTCCGAACAATGCGGTGGAATATTTCGTGTCATATTACGACTATTATCAGCCGGAAGCCTTTATTCCGGTAACAGGAACCTATATCGAAAAGGATTTATCGATCAACGATGAATTGGAAAAAATGCGTTTAAGTACAACTTCTTCGCTTTTATCCGGTAGGAGAGATGTATTGGTTGTCGCCTCGGTATCGTGCCTGTACGGTATCGGTAACCCGGTGGAATTTCAGAAAAACGTCGTATCAATCGAACAAAATCAAACGATTTCGCGTACAAAGTTATTACACCGTTTAGTACAAAGTTTATATGCCCGGACGGAAGCGGAGTTTACACCCGGAACTTTCCGTATTAAGGGAGATACCGTTGAAGTATATCCGAGTTATGCTGATGATCCGTTCCGAATTCATTTCTTTGGCGATGAAATTGAAGAAATCGAAGCATTTGACCCTAAAACGGCATTGGTAATCGAAAAATATGATAAGTTAAATATTTACCCGGCTAATATGTTTGTGACATCTCCGGATGTATTACAAAATGCTATTTGGGAAATTCAACAGGATTTGGTAAAACAGGTCGACTATTTTAAAGAAATCGGTAAGCATCTTGAAGCAAAGCGTCTGGAAGAACGAACTAATTTTGATTTGGAAATGATCCGTGAATTGGGATATTGTTCCGGAATTGAAAATTATTCCCGTTATCTGGACGGAAGAGCACCGGGAACAAGACCGTTCTGTCTATTGGATTATTTTCCGGAAGATTTTCTTATGGTCGTCGATGAAAGTCACGTTACGATTTCTCAGGTACATGCCATGTATGGAGGTGACCGTTCGCGTAAGGAAAACTTAGTGGAATATGGTTTCCGTTTGCCGGCAGCGATGGATAACCGACCCCTTAAATTTGAAGAATTTGAAAGCCTGCAAAATCAGGTAATTTATGTTTCGGCCACACCGGCAGATTACGAATTACAAAAGTCGGAAGGAATCTATGTGGAACAGATTATCCGACCGACAGGTTTATTGGATCCTATTATTGAAGTACGTCCGAGTTTGAACCAGATTGATGATTTGATAGAAGAGATTCAGTTGCGTTGTGAAGCCGACGAAAGGGTTTTAGTAACGACGTTGACTAAACGTATGGCAGAAGAATTAACTAAATACCTGACCAAAGTATCCATTCGATGCCGATATATCCATTCTGAAGTCGATACATTGGAAAGGGTGGAGATTATGCAGGATTTGCGTAAAGGTCTGTTCGATGTTTTGATTGGAGTAAACTTGCTGCGGGAAGGATTGGATTTACCGGAAGTATCACTGGTCGCGATTTTAGATGCAGACAAAGAAGGTTTTCTTAGAAGTCATCGTTCGCTGACACAAACGGTGGGACGTGCTGCACGAAATATAAACGGTAAAGCGATTATGTATGCTGATAAAATCACCGATAGTATGCAAAAAACAATCGATGAGACGAATTACCGACGTGTAAAACAGATGAACTACAATGAGAAGAACAATATCGTCCCGAAAGCACTCAACAAAAAAATAGAAAGTGCGCTTACGAAAAATCAGGTAGGTTCTTATCAGTATGAAACAGCAGCGAAAATAGCGGCAGAGTCGGAAACAGCATATTTGTCGAAAACGGAGATTGAAAAAATAATCCGTGAAAAACGCAAGGCGATGGAAAAAGCAGCTAAAGATCTGGACTTTATGCAGGCCGCTAAATTACGTGACGAAATAAAAACACTACAAGAAAAAATATAA
- a CDS encoding DUF389 domain-containing protein gives MVKRILEYLNLEKEVDDFDKIHENIEKDVIFKGTNLWILVFAIFVASIGLNMNSTAVIIGAMLISPLMGPINGMGYSLATYNFLLFRKAFKNFGFAVIASLIASTLYFTISPVSTAHSELLARTSPTIYDVLIALFGGLAGIVAMSSKQKGNVIPGVAIATALMPPLCTAGYGLATFNLTYFFGAFYLFTINTVFIALSSVLVSQLLKFPIRTLVNEEQKKKVNRWVSFVILITIIPSIYFGYVLVKNERFTTQAEQFVKSVSFYDGNYLLKNEIDANKRKITLMYAGNALTDKTKKNILNKAIDFQIDSSGVAIQKGLAFDEINNNNLSKVESLQSELNRMQLLLKEGKRKQDSINARIEIGKQLLAEIKPLYPGITSCSFSETAIFGGAEPEKTAIVTFSAEKNALKPNDKEKISEWIKSRVQNEKTKVYFESEHITKKER, from the coding sequence ATGGTAAAACGCATACTGGAATATTTAAATCTGGAAAAAGAGGTAGATGACTTTGATAAAATTCACGAGAATATCGAAAAGGACGTTATTTTTAAAGGAACCAATCTCTGGATTCTGGTTTTTGCCATCTTCGTTGCGTCTATTGGTCTGAATATGAATTCAACGGCCGTGATTATCGGAGCGATGTTAATCTCACCGTTAATGGGACCGATAAACGGAATGGGATATAGTTTGGCCACCTATAATTTTCTGTTATTCCGGAAAGCATTTAAAAACTTTGGATTTGCCGTTATAGCCAGTTTAATTGCTTCGACTTTATATTTTACGATTAGTCCGGTTTCGACTGCGCATTCGGAGTTATTGGCCAGAACCAGTCCGACAATCTACGATGTATTGATTGCTTTATTCGGCGGATTGGCCGGAATTGTTGCAATGAGTAGCAAACAGAAAGGTAATGTAATTCCCGGAGTCGCTATTGCTACTGCGTTGATGCCGCCTTTATGTACTGCAGGATATGGTTTGGCAACGTTTAACCTGACTTATTTTTTCGGAGCGTTTTATCTTTTTACGATTAATACCGTGTTTATCGCACTTTCATCTGTTCTGGTCTCGCAATTGCTGAAATTTCCGATTCGGACACTGGTAAACGAAGAACAAAAGAAAAAAGTCAACCGTTGGGTATCGTTTGTAATTCTTATCACGATTATTCCGAGTATTTATTTCGGATATGTACTGGTTAAGAATGAACGGTTTACAACACAGGCGGAACAATTTGTAAAGAGTGTTAGTTTTTACGATGGGAATTACTTGTTGAAAAATGAAATCGATGCGAATAAAAGAAAAATAACCCTGATGTATGCCGGAAATGCATTAACAGATAAAACCAAAAAGAATATTCTGAATAAAGCGATTGATTTTCAAATTGATAGTTCCGGTGTTGCCATTCAGAAAGGATTGGCATTTGATGAAATCAATAATAATAATTTGTCTAAAGTGGAAAGTTTGCAAAGTGAACTCAATCGGATGCAGCTTTTATTAAAAGAAGGAAAACGCAAACAAGATAGTATCAATGCCAGAATAGAAATCGGAAAGCAATTACTGGCCGAAATAAAACCGCTTTATCCGGGAATAACTTCCTGTTCTTTTTCTGAAACGGCTATATTCGGTGGTGCGGAACCGGAGAAAACGGCGATTGTGACTTTTTCAGCGGAAAAAAATGCTTTAAAACCAAATGACAAAGAAAAAATTTCCGAATGGATTAAATCCCGGGTACAGAATGAAAAAACGAAAGTGTATTTTGAAAGTGAACATATAACGAAGAAGGAGCGCTAA
- a CDS encoding agmatine deiminase family protein, giving the protein MNKSVVVIMTLLTFCGSCGKNEDQNPPETENRYTMPEESEKHEGTWLQWPHQYQYGVAYRNSLDPTWIAMTQALVTSEKVHIIAYNEAEKNRITGLLNSAGIPLTNVDFKIYKTDDVWIRDNGPIYVRDKNGNLVIQDWGFNAWGEKIDDQSGDPIQFTNCNSIPSKIGKDQNIKVVDINSIMINEGGSVEIDGKGTLMACKSSILNNNRNPGMTQAQAEELFSKYLGVTNFIWLDGQAGLELTDQHIDGFARFGNASTIVTMNTDDLLDFDVKQSDINKLFSAKDKNGNPYTFLKVPLTLHNVKKTDGTDLGYKGSYINYYIANNKILVPNYNDPNDAVANGIIQTLYPTRTVVGIDVRNLYENGGMVHCVTQQQPAN; this is encoded by the coding sequence ATGAATAAATCAGTTGTAGTAATTATGACATTATTAACTTTTTGCGGCTCTTGTGGTAAAAATGAAGACCAGAATCCTCCCGAAACCGAAAATCGTTATACGATGCCGGAAGAAAGCGAAAAGCATGAAGGAACATGGCTTCAATGGCCACATCAATATCAATATGGAGTAGCCTATCGAAACAGTTTGGATCCTACCTGGATTGCAATGACTCAGGCGTTGGTGACCAGTGAAAAAGTGCATATTATAGCCTATAATGAAGCCGAAAAAAACAGAATCACCGGATTACTGAATTCTGCGGGTATTCCGCTTACTAATGTCGATTTTAAGATCTATAAAACCGATGACGTTTGGATAAGAGATAATGGTCCGATATATGTACGTGATAAAAATGGCAATTTAGTCATTCAGGATTGGGGCTTCAATGCATGGGGAGAAAAAATAGATGATCAATCTGGTGATCCGATTCAGTTTACAAACTGCAATAGCATTCCTTCAAAAATAGGTAAGGATCAAAATATAAAAGTTGTCGATATCAATTCTATTATGATAAACGAGGGTGGAAGTGTAGAAATTGACGGAAAAGGAACTTTAATGGCTTGTAAAAGTTCTATTTTGAACAATAATAGAAATCCGGGTATGACACAAGCTCAAGCGGAGGAACTATTTTCTAAATACCTTGGTGTAACAAATTTTATCTGGCTCGACGGACAAGCCGGATTAGAACTTACCGATCAACATATTGACGGTTTTGCGCGATTTGGAAATGCTTCGACGATCGTGACAATGAATACTGACGATTTACTTGACTTCGATGTAAAGCAAAGCGATATCAATAAATTGTTCAGTGCGAAAGACAAAAACGGGAATCCCTACACTTTTTTAAAAGTCCCCTTAACCTTACACAATGTCAAAAAAACGGATGGAACGGATTTAGGCTATAAAGGATCCTATATCAATTATTATATCGCAAATAATAAAATATTAGTTCCTAATTATAACGATCCGAATGACGCTGTGGCCAATGGAATAATACAAACACTATATCCTACAAGGACTGTCGTGGGTATAGATGTAAGAAATTTGTATGAAAACGGAGGGATGGTGCATTGTGTGACACAACAGCAACCCGCAAATTAA
- a CDS encoding 5-fold beta-flower protein, which translates to MKKTLFICFLLFSLSIVKAQTIESGNRSTTGYIKSDGTIENSSRSTVGYIKNDGTIEDKSRSTIGYIKSDGTIENKSRSTIGYVKKDGTVENSSRSTIGYIKDDGTVENSSRSTIGYARGVKKEWAAVVFFFFKLD; encoded by the coding sequence ATGAAAAAAACACTATTCATTTGTTTCCTTTTGTTCAGTCTTTCCATTGTAAAAGCACAAACTATAGAATCGGGAAATCGTAGTACTACAGGTTATATAAAAAGTGACGGTACGATCGAAAACAGCAGTCGTTCTACGGTAGGTTACATTAAAAATGACGGCACAATTGAAGATAAAAGCCGAAGTACAATTGGTTATATCAAAAGCGATGGTACTATCGAAAACAAAAGCCGTTCTACTATAGGTTATGTAAAAAAAGATGGAACTGTAGAAAACAGCAGTCGCTCAACAATTGGTTATATCAAAGATGATGGAACCGTAGAAAACAGCAGTCGTTCAACAATTGGCTACGCAAGAGGAGTTAAAAAAGAATGGGCAGCCGTAGTTTTTTTCTTTTTTAAGCTAGATTGA